The proteins below are encoded in one region of Deltaproteobacteria bacterium:
- a CDS encoding HD domain-containing protein, protein MIHEIRDPIHGFIKLDSDERRVLDSRPLQRLRHIHQLALTYFIYPGATHTRFEHSLGVMEVASRIYDVVTARNNLQACRRAADIFGSDFDLEYWRRVLRMAALCHDIGHLPFSHAAEKELLPQGWDHEKITIDFIQSDEMQAIWKDIRIDAERVAKIAVGPKKYKKDVNNTFTDIELILSQIITGNALGADRIDYLLRDSWHAGVAYGKFDHIRLIDCMRILPRKNDPNDETPAFGITHGGLYCAEALYLARYFMFMQIYYHPIRRIYDIHLREFIKELYPKGFPTNLAEFLLINDHEIWNQIFKQSFNDLNNKINIFANILAQRKHFKLLYEPLPDDIDNESIESNENLTNKIYNNICEKIGNDNVRIDTVPFKSGEDNDFNFPVYYSKNKKSISSHSLLFRLFAKKKFTAPEQLKINRVFVDRDKIDNARKLIETNNNHI, encoded by the coding sequence ATGATTCATGAAATCCGCGATCCAATCCATGGATTCATAAAACTAGATTCTGATGAACGACGTGTTTTAGATTCACGACCTTTACAACGTTTACGTCATATACATCAATTAGCGCTTACCTATTTCATATATCCTGGTGCGACACATACACGATTTGAGCATAGCTTAGGAGTTATGGAAGTAGCCAGTCGTATCTATGATGTTGTAACAGCACGAAATAATTTACAAGCATGCCGACGAGCTGCCGATATTTTTGGTAGTGATTTTGATCTAGAATATTGGCGCCGTGTATTACGTATGGCTGCTCTATGCCATGATATCGGGCATTTACCTTTTTCACATGCAGCTGAAAAAGAATTGTTACCTCAAGGTTGGGATCATGAAAAAATAACTATTGATTTTATCCAAAGCGATGAAATGCAAGCTATCTGGAAGGATATCCGCATAGATGCTGAGCGTGTTGCAAAAATTGCTGTTGGACCGAAAAAATACAAAAAAGATGTTAATAATACATTTACAGATATTGAATTAATACTTTCTCAAATTATCACCGGCAATGCTCTTGGGGCTGATAGAATTGACTATCTTCTTCGTGATTCTTGGCATGCAGGTGTAGCTTATGGAAAATTTGACCACATTCGTTTAATTGATTGCATGCGAATTTTGCCACGCAAAAATGACCCAAATGATGAAACTCCTGCATTCGGAATTACTCATGGTGGTCTTTACTGTGCTGAAGCCCTATATTTAGCAAGATATTTTATGTTTATGCAGATTTATTATCATCCCATACGGAGAATTTATGATATACATTTAAGAGAATTTATTAAAGAATTATATCCTAAAGGTTTTCCTACTAACTTAGCTGAATTTTTGCTCATTAATGACCATGAAATATGGAATCAAATATTTAAACAATCCTTCAACGACCTAAATAACAAAATAAATATATTTGCTAATATTCTTGCTCAAAGAAAACACTTTAAATTGTTATACGAACCACTACCAGATGATATTGATAATGAATCTATCGAATCAAACGAAAATTTAACCAATAAAATTTATAATAATATATGTGAAAAAATAGGTAACGATAATGTTCGTATTGATACTGTGCCATTTAAAAGTGGGGAAGATAATGATTTCAATTTTCCTGTATATTATTCAAAAAATAAAAAAAGCATATCTTCACACTCGTTACTTTTTCGTTTATTTGCTAAAAAGAAGTTTACGGCTCCTGAGCAGCTAAAAATAAACCGTGTGTTTGTCGATCGAGACAAGATTGACAATGCTCGTAAACTTATAGAAACAAACAATAATCATATTTAA